In Pseudomonadota bacterium, a single window of DNA contains:
- the tldD gene encoding metalloprotease TldD, with protein MTDHALALARQQLLTPTGVEIPDLERVLADLCGRQVDLADVYLEFTRSESWSLEDGIVKEGVHSIRQGAGVRAVSGEQTGFAYSDDLTVPALLEAARTARAITRQGQARDVRVATRDNAPALYAALDPLLEVEAADKLALMRSLDARLRAADPCVREVMVSLSGQYSAMMVATSDGTLAADLRPLVRLNVTVIVERNGRRETASHGGGGRTGYLALFGDGRPEHIADEALRQALVSLDAVDAPAGEMTVVLGSGWPGILLHEAIGHGLEGDFNRKGTSAFANRIGAAVASPLCTVVDDATLPLRRGSLNVDDEGVPGQRTVLIENGRLCGYMQDRHNAGLMQVPTTGNGRRQSYAHRPMPRMTNTYMLAGESAPADIIKSVKRGLYAVSFGGGQVDITNGKFVFSAAEAYLIEDGKVTAPVKGATLIGNGPDVLTRVSMVGNDLALDNGIGTCGKDGQSVPVGVGQPTLKVDSLTVGGTRT; from the coding sequence ATGACCGACCACGCCCTCGCGCTTGCCCGGCAGCAATTGCTGACCCCCACCGGCGTCGAAATCCCCGATCTGGAACGGGTGCTGGCGGACCTCTGCGGCCGCCAGGTCGACCTGGCCGACGTCTACCTGGAATTCACGCGCAGCGAGTCGTGGAGTCTCGAGGACGGCATCGTCAAGGAGGGCGTGCACAGCATTCGGCAGGGCGCGGGCGTACGCGCCGTCAGCGGCGAACAGACCGGCTTTGCGTACTCGGACGATCTCACCGTGCCGGCGCTGCTCGAGGCCGCACGCACCGCGCGCGCCATCACGCGCCAGGGCCAGGCACGCGACGTGCGCGTCGCGACCCGCGACAACGCACCGGCGCTGTATGCCGCGCTCGACCCGCTGCTCGAGGTGGAGGCGGCCGACAAGCTGGCGCTGATGCGCAGCCTCGACGCGCGTTTGCGCGCCGCCGACCCGTGCGTGCGCGAAGTGATGGTCAGCCTGTCGGGGCAATACAGCGCGATGATGGTGGCGACCTCGGACGGCACGCTGGCCGCCGACCTGCGGCCGTTGGTCAGGCTCAACGTCACGGTCATCGTCGAACGCAACGGCCGGCGCGAGACCGCCAGCCACGGCGGCGGCGGCCGCACCGGTTACCTCGCCCTGTTCGGCGACGGCCGCCCCGAACACATCGCCGACGAAGCCTTGCGCCAGGCGCTGGTCAGTCTCGACGCCGTCGACGCGCCGGCCGGTGAAATGACGGTGGTGCTGGGCTCGGGATGGCCCGGCATCCTGCTGCACGAAGCCATCGGTCACGGCCTCGAAGGCGATTTCAATCGCAAGGGCACCTCGGCATTCGCGAACCGCATCGGCGCCGCGGTCGCCTCGCCGCTATGTACGGTGGTCGACGATGCCACCTTGCCGCTGCGCCGCGGTTCACTGAATGTCGATGACGAAGGCGTGCCGGGGCAACGCACGGTGCTGATCGAGAACGGACGCCTGTGCGGCTACATGCAGGACCGCCACAACGCCGGCCTCATGCAAGTCCCGACCACCGGCAACGGCCGCCGCCAGTCCTACGCGCACCGGCCCATGCCGCGCATGACCAACACCTACATGCTGGCCGGCGAGAGCGCGCCGGCCGACATCATCAAGAGCGTCAAGCGCGGCCTGTATGCCGTGAGTTTCGGCGGCGGCCAGGTCGACATCACCAACGGCAAGTTCGTGTTCAGCGCCGCCGAGGCCTATCTCATCGAGGACGGCAAGGTGACCGCGCCGGTCAAGGGCGCGACCCTGATCGGCAATGGTCCCGACGTGCTGACGCGGGTGTCGATGGTCGGCAACGACCTGGCCCTCGACAACGGCATCGGCACCTGCGGCAAGGACGGCCAGTCGGTGCCGGTGGGCGTCGGTCAACCGACCTTGAAAGTCGATAGCTTGACGGTGGGCGGTACGCGGACCTGA
- a CDS encoding TIGR03620 family F420-dependent LLM class oxidoreductase: MNLTQRGIFLFSEGMSAGELAGAAQHIERLGYGAVWFPEAVGREPVLAASWVLANTSRLIAATGIVNIYSRDPMACAMMQQTLTEQSRGRFLLGLGVSHTLFVNLRGHDYGKPLATMRSYVDNIAACHKMIAIKTNLAVEGMSEQPLSRAEDGTLCAPVGEMPVILAALGPKMTALSGDISQGSHPANTTPEHTAAARAILGPKPWLAPMQRVCLTKDASTARRVGRQLLALYLGLPNYLNMWRDYGYTDADFEHGGSDRLIDAMLAWGDEKTVWSRVQAHLDAGASHVPLVPINPNNPSLPCWRAIEAFAP; this comes from the coding sequence ATGAATCTCACCCAACGCGGCATCTTCCTGTTCAGCGAAGGCATGAGCGCCGGCGAACTCGCCGGCGCCGCGCAACACATCGAACGTCTCGGTTATGGCGCGGTGTGGTTTCCCGAGGCGGTCGGCCGCGAACCGGTGCTGGCGGCGAGTTGGGTGCTGGCCAATACCAGCAGGCTCATCGCCGCCACCGGCATCGTCAACATCTACAGTCGCGACCCGATGGCCTGCGCGATGATGCAGCAGACCTTGACCGAACAATCGCGCGGACGCTTCCTGCTCGGCCTCGGCGTGTCGCACACGCTGTTCGTCAACCTGCGTGGCCACGACTATGGCAAGCCGCTGGCAACCATGCGCAGCTATGTCGACAACATCGCGGCCTGCCACAAGATGATTGCGATCAAGACCAATCTCGCCGTCGAAGGCATGAGCGAACAGCCGCTGTCACGCGCCGAGGATGGCACGCTGTGCGCGCCGGTTGGCGAGATGCCAGTCATCCTCGCCGCGCTCGGACCCAAGATGACGGCGCTGTCGGGCGACATCTCACAGGGTTCCCACCCGGCCAACACCACACCGGAACACACCGCCGCCGCGCGCGCCATCCTGGGCCCCAAGCCGTGGCTCGCGCCCATGCAGCGCGTGTGCCTGACCAAGGACGCCAGCACCGCGCGACGCGTCGGCCGCCAGCTGCTGGCGCTGTACCTCGGCCTGCCCAACTATCTCAACATGTGGCGCGATTACGGTTACACCGATGCCGACTTCGAGCACGGCGGCAGCGACCGGCTGATCGACGCCATGCTGGCCTGGGGTGACGAAAAGACCGTGTGGTCGCGGGTGCAGGCGCATCTCGATGCCGGCGCCAGCCATGTGCCGCTGGTGCCGATCAATCCGAACAACCCGTCCCTGCCGTGCTGGCGGGCGATCGAGGCGTTCGCGCCCTAG
- a CDS encoding FAD-binding protein, producing MTFEARLADTLPPGALLTSDEAKRPYECDALSAYHAMPRVVVVPETRAQVEAVVKLCAEYGVPLVTRGAGTGLSGGALPLVDGCLMSLARFNRILDIDTANRTATVEPGVRNLAISEAVAQYGLYYAPDPSSQIACTIGGNVAENSGGVHCLKYGLTVHNVIEVELLTMEGEWMTLGGRGLDAPGLDLLALVHGSEGLLGIVMQVTVKLLPRPQLARVVLAAFDSVEAAGGAVADIIAAGLTPAGLEMMDKLAIEVAEAYCHAGYPLAAEAMLLCEVDGNAVDVAAQIEAVSAVLAKAGASELRVSRDEAERLRFWLGRKSAFPAIGRIAPDYFCMDGTIPRKHLAAVLRDISALSREFALPVANVFHAGDGNLHPLIAFDANSDDEMKRAAELGSRILALCVAVGGTVTGEHGVGVEKLNEMCLQFSSAELESFFALKRAFDPKGLLNPGKAVPTLHRCAEFGAMHVHGGRLPHPEFERF from the coding sequence ATGACATTCGAAGCGCGCCTCGCCGACACTCTGCCGCCGGGCGCGCTTCTGACCAGTGACGAAGCCAAGCGCCCCTACGAGTGCGACGCGCTGTCGGCCTACCACGCCATGCCGCGCGTGGTGGTGGTGCCGGAAACCCGCGCCCAGGTCGAAGCGGTGGTGAAGCTGTGTGCAGAGTACGGCGTGCCGCTGGTCACGCGCGGCGCCGGCACCGGGCTGTCGGGCGGCGCGCTGCCGCTGGTCGACGGCTGCCTGATGTCGCTCGCGCGCTTCAATCGCATTCTCGACATCGATACCGCCAATCGCACCGCGACCGTCGAACCCGGCGTGCGCAACCTCGCCATCAGCGAGGCCGTTGCCCAGTACGGCCTCTATTACGCGCCCGATCCGTCCTCGCAGATCGCCTGCACCATCGGCGGCAACGTCGCCGAGAATTCCGGCGGCGTGCACTGCCTGAAATACGGCCTGACGGTGCATAACGTCATCGAAGTCGAGCTCCTCACCATGGAAGGCGAGTGGATGACGCTGGGCGGGCGCGGCCTCGACGCGCCGGGACTGGATCTGCTGGCCCTGGTGCACGGCTCGGAAGGCCTGCTCGGCATCGTCATGCAGGTGACGGTCAAGCTCCTGCCGCGCCCGCAGCTCGCGCGCGTGGTGCTGGCGGCCTTCGACAGCGTCGAGGCGGCCGGCGGCGCGGTGGCGGACATCATCGCCGCCGGCCTCACGCCGGCCGGCCTCGAAATGATGGACAAGCTCGCCATCGAAGTGGCCGAGGCCTATTGCCACGCCGGCTACCCGCTCGCCGCCGAGGCCATGCTGCTGTGCGAGGTCGACGGCAACGCGGTCGATGTCGCCGCGCAGATCGAGGCCGTCAGCGCGGTGCTGGCCAAGGCCGGCGCGAGTGAACTGCGCGTGTCGCGCGACGAGGCCGAACGCCTGCGCTTCTGGCTGGGCCGCAAGTCGGCGTTCCCGGCCATCGGCCGTATCGCGCCCGATTATTTCTGCATGGACGGCACCATTCCGCGCAAACACCTCGCTGCCGTATTACGCGATATCAGCGCGCTGTCGCGCGAGTTCGCCTTGCCGGTCGCCAACGTGTTCCATGCCGGTGACGGCAACCTGCATCCCTTGATTGCCTTCGATGCCAACAGCGACGACGAAATGAAACGCGCCGCCGAACTCGGCAGTCGCATCCTGGCGTTATGCGTGGCGGTGGGCGGTACCGTGACCGGTGAACACGGGGTCGGCGTCGAGAAGCTGAACGAGATGTGCCTGCAGTTCTCGAGCGCGGAGCTCGAGAGTTTCTTCGCGCTCAAGCGAGCCTTCGATCCGAAAGGCCTGCTCAATCCCGGCAAGGCGGTGCCGACCCTGCATCGCTGCGCGGAGTTCGGCGCCATGCATGTGCATGGCGGCAGGTTGCCGCATCCGGAATTCGAAAGATTTTGA
- the glgC gene encoding glucose-1-phosphate adenylyltransferase (catalyzes the formation of ADP-glucose and diphosphate from ATP and alpha-D-glucose 1-phosphate), whose translation MLISDLNDTLAMILAIGDGKVLEPLTARRAIAAMPFGGTYRIIDFALTNCLHSGLRRIMVLTQYNSLSLQNHIRDGWSIFNTDLGEYIMPVTPPINSAVSTYAGVADALYKNLYLLDGAKEETIILVSGEQIYRMDYAAVLAFHAEHGADVTIAGVPAVNAYGATFPVALEVEGIDVTGVRTESTVPGPDDNLVWPMRVFVFNRKKLVELLKLLDGRSPIEAPLSTLIGANMQLFKRVVAYRFGGTSGRVTQDRYWRRLDDLDDYYEANMDLLELEPPLDLYQANWQIRTYQTQRPPARTVPGRSCNEGICVNSIVSGGTVIAGGGVNHSVLGNRVYIDDGATVEDSILFSDVKVGEGAQLRRCILDRQVQVPANEQIGFDKARDAKRFTMTPNGVIVIPSDYKFTS comes from the coding sequence ATGCTCATCTCCGACCTCAACGACACGCTGGCCATGATCCTCGCCATCGGCGATGGCAAGGTGCTGGAGCCGCTGACCGCGCGTCGCGCGATTGCCGCCATGCCTTTCGGCGGCACCTACCGCATCATCGATTTCGCCCTGACCAACTGCCTGCACTCGGGGCTGCGGCGCATCATGGTGCTGACCCAGTACAACTCGCTGTCCCTGCAAAACCACATTCGCGACGGCTGGTCGATATTCAATACCGATCTCGGCGAATACATCATGCCGGTCACACCGCCGATCAACAGCGCGGTATCGACCTACGCCGGCGTCGCCGACGCCCTGTACAAGAATCTCTACCTGCTGGACGGCGCCAAGGAAGAAACCATCATCCTGGTGTCCGGCGAGCAGATCTACCGCATGGACTACGCCGCGGTGCTGGCCTTCCACGCCGAGCATGGCGCCGACGTCACCATCGCCGGCGTGCCGGCGGTCAATGCCTACGGCGCGACTTTTCCGGTCGCGCTGGAAGTCGAGGGTATCGACGTCACGGGCGTGCGCACCGAATCGACGGTGCCGGGGCCGGACGACAACCTCGTATGGCCGATGCGGGTATTCGTGTTCAATCGCAAGAAGCTGGTGGAACTCCTCAAGCTGCTCGACGGCCGCTCGCCCATCGAGGCGCCGCTGTCGACCCTCATCGGCGCCAACATGCAGTTGTTCAAGCGCGTGGTGGCCTACCGGTTCGGCGGCACCTCGGGCCGCGTGACCCAGGATCGCTACTGGCGGCGGCTCGACGATCTGGACGACTACTACGAGGCCAACATGGACTTGCTGGAGCTCGAGCCGCCGCTCGACCTCTACCAGGCCAACTGGCAGATCCGCACCTACCAGACCCAGCGCCCGCCGGCGCGCACCGTGCCCGGCCGCTCCTGCAACGAGGGCATCTGCGTGAATTCCATCGTGTCGGGCGGCACGGTCATCGCCGGCGGCGGCGTCAACCACAGCGTGCTCGGCAACCGCGTCTACATCGACGACGGCGCGACGGTCGAGGACTCGATCCTGTTCTCCGACGTCAAGGTCGGCGAGGGCGCGCAGCTCCGACGCTGCATACTCGACCGCCAGGTGCAGGTGCCGGCCAACGAGCAGATCGGTTTCGACAAGGCGCGCGACGCCAAGCGTTTCACCATGACGCCCAACGGCGTGATCGTGATCCCGTCCGATTACAAGTTCACGTCCTGA